In Primulina eburnea isolate SZY01 chromosome 3, ASM2296580v1, whole genome shotgun sequence, one DNA window encodes the following:
- the LOC140825793 gene encoding glycosyltransferase BC10-like: MKSAKAWRLGMKEVRLLTAPRQRGQLKKPTWILVSVSLVSLFLICAYIYPPQNSGPCYLFTSNGCKSFQKWLAPVLVREPSRELTDDEIASRVVIRDILDIPLTISVNAKIAFLFLTPGALPFEMLWDKFFQEHEGRFSVYVHASKDKPVHLSRYFINREIHSDKVEWGKISMVEAERRLLANALKDTDNQYFVLLSDSCVPLRDFEYVYNYLMSSNISFVDCFEDLGVHGSGRYIEYMLPEVEKKDFRKGSQWFTMKRQHAIIVMADNLYYTKFRNYCKPDMEGRNCYSDEHYLPTFFYMLDPAGIANWSVTYVDWSERKWHPRSYQAQDITLELMRNLTSIVESAHITSEEPSETKTVPCLRNGILQPCYLFGRKFSPETLDNLLQLFPNYTSSVLVS; this comes from the exons ATGAAGTCAGCTAAGGCATGGCGTCTAGGCATGAAAGAAGTGCGATTATTAACTGCACCTCGCCAGCGTGGTCAGTTGAAGAAGCCAACATGGATTCTTGTATCAGTTTCTCTAGTCAGCTTGTTCTTAATTTGTGCCTATATTTATCCACCTCAGAATTCCGGACCTTGTTATTTATTCACGTCTAATGGCTGCAAGTCATTTCAAAAATGGCTTGCACCTGTACTCGTCAGAGAACCCTCCAGAGAACTCACCGACGATGAAATTGCATCTCGCGTTGTAATTAGAGATATTCTTGATATTCCTCTCACTATATCTGTGAATGCCAAAATAGCCTTCCTGTTCCTGACTCCTGGAGCTTTACCTTTTGAGATGCTATGGGATAAGTTTTTTCAG GAGCATGAAGGTAGGTTCTCTGTGTACGTGCATGCGTCAAAGGATAAACCCGTGCATCTTAGCCGTTATTTTATCAATCGGGAAATTCATAGTGACAAG GTAGAATGGGGGAAAATTTCCATGGTTGAGGCTGAAAGGCGGCTTTTAGCAAATGCGCTCAAAGATACAGATAATCAGTACTTTGTGTTACTTTCTGACAG CTGCGTACCCCTTCGTGATTTTGAGTATGTGTACAACTATCTCATGTCTTCAAATATTAGCTTCGTAGATTG CTTTGAGGATCTTGGTGTACATGGAAGTGGGAGGTACATTGAATATATGTTACCTGAAGTCGAGAAGAAAGACTTTCGAAAGGGTTCACAG TGGTTCACAATGAAGCGGCAGCATGCTATCATAGTTATGGCTGATAATCTCTATTATACAAAATTCAGGAATTACTGCAAG CCAGACATGGAGGGACGCAACTGCTACTCGGATGAACACTACCTACCCACATTTTTCTAC ATGCTGGATCCTGCTGGAATCGCCAATTGGTCGGTAACATATGTTGATTGGTCTGAAAGAAAGTGGCATCCAAGATCGTACCAGGCACAAGATATAACCTTGGAGCTGATGAGAAATCTTACA TCTATTGTGGAAAGTGCCCATATCACAAGCGAGGAACCG AGCGAAACGAAAACGGTCCCTTGCTTGCGGAATGGTATCTTGCAGCCATGTTATTTGTTTGGGAGGAAATTTTCACCCGAAACTCTTGATAATTTATTACAACTTTTCCCAAATTATACATCTAGTGTACTGGTGTCATGA
- the LOC140825794 gene encoding uncharacterized protein gives MTEVTVEITETVSGSRGSRRFGDLRGVQWRVDLGILPSSPPSSIDDLRRVTANSRRRYAALRRQLLVDPHVPKDGSSSPDLVMDNPLSQNPDSMWGRFFKNAELERMVDQDLARLYPERGSYFQTTECQGMLRRMLLLWCLRHPEYGYRQGTHELLAPLLYVLHVDAKLLSEVRKAHEDHFADKFDGFSFHENDLTYKFDFKKFSKSSENWNGFEKNSAKSSSLSELDPEMQTIVLLTDAYGAEGELGIVISEKFMEHDAYSMFDALMNGAGGAVAMAEFFSPLPFNSSNTGIPPVIEASGALYHLLSIVDSSLHSHLVELGVEPQYFALRWLRVLFGREFSLEDLLVIWDEIFSHENIKFDKATDFNADSYSGVLCSSRGGFISAFAVSVILNLRSSLLATENATACLQRLLNFSDTVNLVKLVEKAKTLQELAVQSNNSNSLIVHSGLYDSRKSTNPRGHSLSLDSSASPITPLNMVRESYWEERWRVLHKEVEQKQDSVVKQVRNRKNGWSEKVRVRLTRTESDPSPTKKNEVSKIPKPSVRRSLLEDLERQLGLDEDKETEARTNMIHHDPVEVNGLDDLHEKNSSNDSSDSRSEETSSNFSSPPSPTHANSDQGIESGSSVPSNSSIVIIKSNDSESCWNDQESPPLPISDPLDALTSKGTENKDSIGKYAPRMERKPISGKFQWLWKFGRTAGEGSSEKKSAPEDAKTSNGGNSENNVDGFSTADAFDGSSQTSKAETVDQNVMVSLRNLGQSMLENIQVIESILPHDHRGQMGSLDNFSKNGLVGKGQVTAMAALKELRKISNLLSEM, from the exons ATGACAGAGGTTACGGTGGAGATAACTGAAACGGTGTCGGGTTCCAGAGGTTCACGTCGGTTCGGAGATCTCAGAGGGGTCCAATGGCGCGTAGATTTGGGGATTTTACCGTCCTCTCCTCCTTCATCCATCGATGATCTTCGCCGGGTTACTGCCAATTCTCGCAGAAG GTATGCTGCTTTAAGGAGACAACTTCTGGTTGATCCACATGTTCCAAAAGATGGAAGCAGTTCTCCTGATCTTGTCATGGACAATCCCCTTTCACAAAACCCAG ACAGCATGTGGGGTCGCTTTTTCAAAAATGCTGAATTGGAAAGAATGGTCGATCAAGATTTGGCGCGTTTGTATCCTGAAAGAGGCAGCTATTTCCAGACAACTGAATGCCAAGGCATGTTGAGGCGAATGCTGTTGCTTTGGTGCCTTAGACATCCGGAGTATGGTTACAGACAAG GAACGCACGAACTACTGGCCCCACTTTTGTATGTTCTTCATGTTGATGCCAAACTTCTCTCAGAAGTGAGAAAAGCTCATGAAGACCACTTTGCTGATAAATTTGATGGCTTTTCATTTCATGAAAATGACTTGACTTATAAGTTTGATTTTAAGAAATTCTCCAAATCCTCAGAAAATTGGAATGGGTTCGAAAAGAATTCTGCAAAATCTAGTAGTCTCAGTGAACTTGATCCAGAGATGCAAACAATTGTGTTATTAACAGACGCCTATGGTGCAGAAGGTGAGCTTGGAATCGTAATATCAGAGAAATTTATGGAACATGACGCCTATTCTATGTTTGATGCCTTAATGAACGGTGCTGGAGGTGCCGTTGCCATGGCCGAGTTTTTCTCTCCTTTACCTTTTAACAGTTCCAATACCGGAATTCCGCCGGTAATTGAAGCTTCTGGTGCACTATATCATTTACTTTCCATTGTTGATTCATCTCTTCATAGTCATCTTGTTGAATTAGGGGTTGAACCCCAATATTTTGCTCTCCGCTGGCTACGGGTGCTGTTTGGACGCGAATTTTCTCTGGAAGACCTTTTGGTGATCTGGGACGAAATCTTTTCCCATGAAAATATCAAGTTTGACAAAGCAACTGACTTTAATGCAGACTCCTATTCTGGAGTCCTCTGTTCGTCTAGGGGCGGATTCATTTCTGCTTTTGCAGTTTCTGTGATACTTAACTTGAGATCTTCATTGCTTGCCACTGAGAATGCTACTGCCTGTCTTCAGCGATTGTTGAATTTTTCGGATACCGTAAATCTTGTGAAGCTCGtagaaaaggcaaaaacttTGCAAGAACTGGCAGTACAATCGAACAATTCAAACTCCCTGATAGTTCATTCTGGATTATATGATTCAAGAAAGTCTACAAACCCCAGGGGTCATAGCCTTTCTCTAGATTCGTCCGCTTCTCCTATAACACCTCTGAATATGGTGCGTGAGAGCTATTGGGAAGAGAGGTGGAGAGTTTTGCACAAGGAAGTGGAACAGAAGCAAGATTCTGTGGTAAAACAAGTTCGAAACCGTAAAAATGGTTGGTCAGAGAAGGTAAGAGTACGCCTGACCCGAACTGAATCTGATCCTTCCCCCACAAAGAAAAACGAAGTATCTAAAATACCGAAGCCATCGGTTAGGAGAAGTTTATTGGAGGATCTGGAGCGGCAGCTTGGTTTAGATGAAGATAAAGAAACCGAAGCTCGTACAAATATGATCCATCATGATCCTGTTGAGGTTAATGGACTCGATGATCTTCATGAAAAGAACTCAAGCAATGACTCGAGTGATAGCAGGAGTGAAGAAACTTCTTCCAATTTTTCGTCTCCACCGAGTCCTACTCATGCAAATAGTGATCAAGGAATCGAATCAGGAAGTAGTGTGCCATCAAACTCATCCATCGTTATTATTAAATCTAATGACTCTGAGTCATGCTGGAATGACCAAGAGTCGCCTCCACTTCCCATTTCTGATCCGCTGGATGCTCTCACTTCTAAGGGTACAGAAAACAAAGATTCCATTGGAAAATATGCACCACGCATGGAGAGAAAGCCTATATCGGGTAAATTCCAATGGTTGTGGAAGTTCGGGAGAACTGCTGGTGAGGGAAGTTCTGAGAAAAAAAGTGCACCCGAAGATGCAAAAACTAGCAACGGTGGAAATAGTGAGAACAATGTAGATGGCTTTTCAACAGCTGATGCATTTGATGGATCTTCTCAAACAAGCAAGGCCGagacagttgatcagaatgtgatGGTTAGCTTGAGAAATCTTGGCCAATCCATGCTGGAGAACATTCAG GTGATCGAATCAATTTTGCCACATGATCATCGTGGTCAAATGGGATCGTTGGATAACTTCTCAAAGAACGGTCTCGTTGGGAAAGGACAAGTGACAGCCATGGCTGCACTGAAAGAGCTTAGAAAAATCAGCAATCTTTTATCTGAGATGTGA
- the LOC140825795 gene encoding uncharacterized protein isoform X1, which produces MIKPRRIHSPEFAMAEGHESQSSTPSSDQDSADKKTQIPTVGSLKSQNGNVPMFPIMFPALVPGLFPPQQDQELVNRGPGLYAVPVLPFMQPIIGFPSNTLVPFTYNIPTERSLPETREMGREQVQGVEQMQQEAGPQRQVVVRRFQIAIHIDVLLILKLAAVIFLFNQDGSRQRLTLLVFLASFVYLYQTGALAPVIRWLSQGMRRAAAPPQQPRAGVQADNIPAGAAHGNENAGMAEEQLEGEDENRLANDGNRVIENENAVEAGQGEVANRWNKNNGRSSFFLLIRWNLYIHGWLSIIQSKFEVHAKKKIKRIGIVGSF; this is translated from the exons atGATTAAGCCTCGTCGAATCCACAGTCCGGAATTTGCCATGGCGGAAGGGCACGAATCCCAGTCTTCAACGCCGTCTTCCGATCAAGACTCCGCCGACAAGAAAACCCAG ATACCAACCGTTGGTAGCCTAAAATCTCAAAATGGAAATGTTCCAATGTTTCCAATAATGTTCCCTGCGCTAGTCCCAGGGTTATTCCCTCCTCAGCAGGATCAGGAGCTGGTGAATCGCGGGCCTGGCCTATATGCTGTTCCGGTTCTTCCATTTATGCAACCTATCATCGGGTTTCCTTCCAACACTCTCGTCCCCTTTACATACAATATCCCTAC GGAACGTAGTTTGCCAGAGACGAGAGAGATGGGCAGAGAGCAAGTACAAGGTGTGGAGCAAATGCAACAAGAGGCTGGACCTCAAAGACAAGTTGTTGTTCGGAGGTTTCAAATTGCCATCCACATTGATGTATTGCTAATTTTGAAGCTGGCAGCAGTAATTTTCTTGTTTAACCAAGATGGATCTAGACAGAGGCTTACTCTCCTTGTATTTTTGGCTTCATTTGTTTACCT TTACCAAACCGGAGCCCTTGCACCAGTGATTAGGTGGCTTTCTCAAGGAATGAGAAGGGCAGCTGCACCTCCCCAGCAGCCCAGGGCAGGCGTGCAGGCAGACAATATACCTGCTGGGGCTGCACATGGAAATGAAAATGCTGGCATGGCAG AGGAGCAACTTGAAGGTGAGGATGAGAATCGACTTGCCAACGATGGGAATAGGGTTATCGAGAATGAGAATGCGGTAGAAGCGGGGCAAGGGGAGGTTGCTAACCGTTG GAACAAAAACAATGGCAGAAGCTCATTCTTTTTACTTATTAGATGGAATTTGTACATACATGGATGGCTGTctataatacaatcaaaattcgAAGTTcacgcaaaaaaaaaaataaaaagaattggAATCGTGGGCAGTTTTTAA
- the LOC140825795 gene encoding uncharacterized protein isoform X4, with translation MFPIMFPALVPGLFPPQQDQELVNRGPGLYAVPVLPFMQPIIGFPSNTLVPFTYNIPTERSLPETREMGREQVQGVEQMQQEAGPQRQVVVRRFQIAIHIDVLLILKLAAVIFLFNQDGSRQRLTLLVFLASFVYLYQTGALAPVIRWLSQGMRRAAAPPQQPRAGVQADNIPAGAAHGNENAGMAEEQLEGEDENRLANDGNRVIENENAVEAGQGEVANRWNKNNGRSSFFLLIRWNLYIHGWLSIIQSKFEVHAKKKIKRIGIVGSF, from the exons ATGTTTCCAATAATGTTCCCTGCGCTAGTCCCAGGGTTATTCCCTCCTCAGCAGGATCAGGAGCTGGTGAATCGCGGGCCTGGCCTATATGCTGTTCCGGTTCTTCCATTTATGCAACCTATCATCGGGTTTCCTTCCAACACTCTCGTCCCCTTTACATACAATATCCCTAC GGAACGTAGTTTGCCAGAGACGAGAGAGATGGGCAGAGAGCAAGTACAAGGTGTGGAGCAAATGCAACAAGAGGCTGGACCTCAAAGACAAGTTGTTGTTCGGAGGTTTCAAATTGCCATCCACATTGATGTATTGCTAATTTTGAAGCTGGCAGCAGTAATTTTCTTGTTTAACCAAGATGGATCTAGACAGAGGCTTACTCTCCTTGTATTTTTGGCTTCATTTGTTTACCT TTACCAAACCGGAGCCCTTGCACCAGTGATTAGGTGGCTTTCTCAAGGAATGAGAAGGGCAGCTGCACCTCCCCAGCAGCCCAGGGCAGGCGTGCAGGCAGACAATATACCTGCTGGGGCTGCACATGGAAATGAAAATGCTGGCATGGCAG AGGAGCAACTTGAAGGTGAGGATGAGAATCGACTTGCCAACGATGGGAATAGGGTTATCGAGAATGAGAATGCGGTAGAAGCGGGGCAAGGGGAGGTTGCTAACCGTTG GAACAAAAACAATGGCAGAAGCTCATTCTTTTTACTTATTAGATGGAATTTGTACATACATGGATGGCTGTctataatacaatcaaaattcgAAGTTcacgcaaaaaaaaaaataaaaagaattggAATCGTGGGCAGTTTTTAA
- the LOC140825795 gene encoding uncharacterized protein isoform X2: MFFFSNHGYPHLSFCVCDQEAICDYTLNAEAKYYFIPTVGSLKSQNGNVPMFPIMFPALVPGLFPPQQDQELVNRGPGLYAVPVLPFMQPIIGFPSNTLVPFTYNIPTERSLPETREMGREQVQGVEQMQQEAGPQRQVVVRRFQIAIHIDVLLILKLAAVIFLFNQDGSRQRLTLLVFLASFVYLYQTGALAPVIRWLSQGMRRAAAPPQQPRAGVQADNIPAGAAHGNENAGMAEEQLEGEDENRLANDGNRVIENENAVEAGQGEVANRWNKNNGRSSFFLLIRWNLYIHGWLSIIQSKFEVHAKKKIKRIGIVGSF, encoded by the exons ATGTTCTTTTTCTCCAATCATGGATATCCGCATCTGTCATTTTGTGTTTGCGATCAAGAAGCAATCTGTGATTACACCTTGAATGCAGAAGCCAAATATTATTTT ATACCAACCGTTGGTAGCCTAAAATCTCAAAATGGAAATGTTCCAATGTTTCCAATAATGTTCCCTGCGCTAGTCCCAGGGTTATTCCCTCCTCAGCAGGATCAGGAGCTGGTGAATCGCGGGCCTGGCCTATATGCTGTTCCGGTTCTTCCATTTATGCAACCTATCATCGGGTTTCCTTCCAACACTCTCGTCCCCTTTACATACAATATCCCTAC GGAACGTAGTTTGCCAGAGACGAGAGAGATGGGCAGAGAGCAAGTACAAGGTGTGGAGCAAATGCAACAAGAGGCTGGACCTCAAAGACAAGTTGTTGTTCGGAGGTTTCAAATTGCCATCCACATTGATGTATTGCTAATTTTGAAGCTGGCAGCAGTAATTTTCTTGTTTAACCAAGATGGATCTAGACAGAGGCTTACTCTCCTTGTATTTTTGGCTTCATTTGTTTACCT TTACCAAACCGGAGCCCTTGCACCAGTGATTAGGTGGCTTTCTCAAGGAATGAGAAGGGCAGCTGCACCTCCCCAGCAGCCCAGGGCAGGCGTGCAGGCAGACAATATACCTGCTGGGGCTGCACATGGAAATGAAAATGCTGGCATGGCAG AGGAGCAACTTGAAGGTGAGGATGAGAATCGACTTGCCAACGATGGGAATAGGGTTATCGAGAATGAGAATGCGGTAGAAGCGGGGCAAGGGGAGGTTGCTAACCGTTG GAACAAAAACAATGGCAGAAGCTCATTCTTTTTACTTATTAGATGGAATTTGTACATACATGGATGGCTGTctataatacaatcaaaattcgAAGTTcacgcaaaaaaaaaaataaaaagaattggAATCGTGGGCAGTTTTTAA
- the LOC140825795 gene encoding uncharacterized protein isoform X3 — translation MIKPRRIHSPEFAMAEGHESQSSTPSSDQDSADKKTQIPTVGSLKSQNGNVPMFPIMFPALVPGLFPPQQDQELVNRGPGLYAVPVLPFMQPIIGFPSNTLVPFTYNIPTERSLPETREMGREQVQGVEQMQQEAGPQRQVVVRRFQIAIHIDVLLILKLAAVIFLFNQDGSRQRLTLLVFLASFVYLYQTGALAPVIRWLSQGMRRAAAPPQQPRAGVQADNIPAGAAHGNENAGMAEEQLEGEDENRLANDGNRVIENENAVEAGQGEVANRWWVIVKEIQMVVFGFITSLLPGFHDVD, via the exons atGATTAAGCCTCGTCGAATCCACAGTCCGGAATTTGCCATGGCGGAAGGGCACGAATCCCAGTCTTCAACGCCGTCTTCCGATCAAGACTCCGCCGACAAGAAAACCCAG ATACCAACCGTTGGTAGCCTAAAATCTCAAAATGGAAATGTTCCAATGTTTCCAATAATGTTCCCTGCGCTAGTCCCAGGGTTATTCCCTCCTCAGCAGGATCAGGAGCTGGTGAATCGCGGGCCTGGCCTATATGCTGTTCCGGTTCTTCCATTTATGCAACCTATCATCGGGTTTCCTTCCAACACTCTCGTCCCCTTTACATACAATATCCCTAC GGAACGTAGTTTGCCAGAGACGAGAGAGATGGGCAGAGAGCAAGTACAAGGTGTGGAGCAAATGCAACAAGAGGCTGGACCTCAAAGACAAGTTGTTGTTCGGAGGTTTCAAATTGCCATCCACATTGATGTATTGCTAATTTTGAAGCTGGCAGCAGTAATTTTCTTGTTTAACCAAGATGGATCTAGACAGAGGCTTACTCTCCTTGTATTTTTGGCTTCATTTGTTTACCT TTACCAAACCGGAGCCCTTGCACCAGTGATTAGGTGGCTTTCTCAAGGAATGAGAAGGGCAGCTGCACCTCCCCAGCAGCCCAGGGCAGGCGTGCAGGCAGACAATATACCTGCTGGGGCTGCACATGGAAATGAAAATGCTGGCATGGCAG AGGAGCAACTTGAAGGTGAGGATGAGAATCGACTTGCCAACGATGGGAATAGGGTTATCGAGAATGAGAATGCGGTAGAAGCGGGGCAAGGGGAGGTTGCTAACCGTTGGTGGGTGATTGTAAAGGAAATACAAATGGTTGTGTTTGGTTTCATTACTTCACTTCTCCCTGGCTTTCACGATGTAGATTAG
- the LOC140825796 gene encoding dihydrolipoyllysine-residue succinyltransferase component of 2-oxoglutarate dehydrogenase complex 1, mitochondrial-like produces the protein MLGVLRRKAASGASSTQVFGVSLGKLRLAAFTSRTCSALSEEVVYFERGVGHVQSYSCLPLAGHIINLTSKREAVSCLQQPVTLQIWSRPFCSNGGGDLVDAVVPYMGESITDGTLATFLKKPGDRVEVDEPIAQVETDKVTIDVSSPEAGVIQKFIAKEGDTVEPGTKIAIISKSAEGATHVAPSDDKPADKAAPPPSPAKDKKEEPTPKEEPKPKVETKPVLEKPKGSSPPPSKASAMELQLPPKERERRVPMTRLRKRVATRLKDSQNTFALLTTFNEVDMSNLMKLRSDYKDTFLEKHGVKLGLMSGFVKAAISALQKQPIVNAVIDGDDIIYRDYVDISIAVGTPKGLVVPVLRNAERMDFAEVEKAINTLGKKANDGTISIDEMAGGTFTISNGGVYGSLLSTPIINPPQSAILGMHSIVNRPMVVGGNIVPRPMMYIALTYDHRLIDGREAVFFLRRIKDVVEDPRRLLLDV, from the exons ATGTTGGGTGTTTTAAGGCGGAAAGCCGCGTCAGGTGCCTCGTCTACTCAG GTTTTTGGGGTGTCGTTGGGTAAACTTAGGCTGGCTGCTTTTACATCAAGAACTTGCTCCGCTCTCTCAGAGGAG GTCGTATATTTCGAGAGGGGAGTTGGCCATGTTCAAAGTTATTCTTGCCTCCCTTTGGCTG GACACATAATTAATTTGACTTCAAAAAG GGAAGCTGTTAGCTGTCTTCAGCAACCTGTCACCTTGCAAATCTGGAGCAGGCCGTTCTGTTCAAACGGTG GAGGAGATCTTGTTGATGCTGTTGTCCCGTACATGGGTGAATCGATAACTGATGGCACATTAGCAACATTCTTAAAAA AACCTGGGGACAGAGTAGAAGTTGATGAGCCCATTGCTCAGGTCGAAACAGACAAG GTCACAATTGATGTCAGTAGTCCTGAAGCAGGTGTGATCCAAAAG TTCATAGCTAAGGAAGGAGATACTGTGGAACCTGGCACCAAGattgcaattatatcaaaatctgcTGAAGGTGCAACACACGTAGCACCTTCTGATGATAAGCCAGCTGACAAAGCTGCTCCACCACCATCTCCTGCCAAAGATAAAAAGGAGGAGCCAACGCCCAAAGAGGAACCAAAGCCCAAAGTGGAGACAAAGCCTGTATTAGAAAAGCCTAAAGGAAGTTCTCCACCACCTTCCAAAGCCTCAGCGATGGAACTCCAGCTACCCCCTAAAGAAAGGGAAAGACGA GTTCCTATGACAAGGCTAAGAAAACGGGTTGCCACACGATTGAAAGATTCCCAGAACACATTTGCGTTGTTGACAACATTCAATGAAGTTGACAT GAGTAATTTGATGAAACTTCGTTCCGATTACAAAGACACTTTTCTTGAGAAACATGGAGTAAAGCTGGGATTGATGTCAGGATTTGTGAAA GCAGCTATCAGTGCCTTGCAGAAGCAGCCGATAGTGAATGCCGTTATTGATGGCGATGATATAATTTATAGAGACTATGTCGATATCAGTATTGCTGTTGGTACCCCAAAG GGTCTTGTTGTTCCCGTTCTCCGCAATGCCGAAAGAATGGATTTCGCTGAAGTCGAGAAGGCAATTAACACTCTTGGGAAGAAGGCCAATGATGGCACCATCTCAATAGATGAAATGGCTGGGGGCACATTTACAATTTCCAATGGTGGCGTCTATGGAAGCCTTTTAAGTACTCCCATCATCAATCCTCCTCAG TCTGCAATCCTCGGAATGCACTCAATAGTGAACCGTCCCATGGTTGTTGGAGGTAACATTGTACCAAGACCAATGATGTACATTGCGCTGACATATGACCACCGGCTTATTGATGGGAGAGAGGCAGTGTTCTTTTTGAGAAGAATTAAAGACGTTGTGGAGGATCCTCGTAGGCTGCTGTTGGACGTATGA
- the LOC140828688 gene encoding agamous-like MADS-box protein AGL80, whose amino-acid sequence MPKKIIKHEKIPDEKQRNKVYKNRPEGLLKKVKELSILCGIDAAIVIHKRDENNATFWPSPEVYLERMQNFLNFSAVERERKMVTHDRYLDKRVVNESRNLFKSQKMNKILEGELVTDELTNANAIDQPKISKASDPLIFLNDLNFVKIVKIPTIYLRKYID is encoded by the exons ATGCCGAAGAAAATAATCAAACACGAGAAGATCCCCGATGAGAAACAGAGGAATAAAGTTTACAAGAATAGGCCAGAAGGGTTGTTGAAAAAAGTGAAAGAATTGTCAATCCTATGTGGAATCGACGCGGCAATCGTGATACACAAAAGAGATGAAAACAATGCAACCTTTTGGCCTTCTCCCGAGGTCTATTTGGAGAGAATGCAAAATTTTTTGAACTTTTCTGCTGTTGAAAGGGAGAGGAAAATGGTGACACATGACAGATATTTGGACAAGAGAGTAGTCAATGAATCAAGGAATCTCTTCAAATCACAAAAGATGAATAAAATCTTGGAGGGTGAATTGGTGACAGATGAACTAACTAATG CTAATGCAATTGATCAACCTAAGATATCTAAAGCTTCTGATCCTTTAATTTTTCTCAATGACCTGAATttcgtaaaaatcgtaaaaattCCAACCATTTACTTGCGCAAGTACATTGATTAG